The Moritella sp. F3 genomic interval AGTGGTTTATTACACCTAAAGGTTAATGGTGAATGTCGTGATATCAATACCTTATTTGATGATTCGAACGGTATTATTGAAGATGAAATTCACAGTGGTGAACTTGTAGACTGTAATTATTATCATATAAAAGTCCAATTTTATTGTAAAAAAATTGAGATTAGCACCTTTAAGTTATGTTTTAAAATCATTGAGAATAAAGCCATTGATCCCATTTCTGGGTTACCAAATGGATGGGCTATGAGTGCTCGAGCAACGCATTTATTCAACACTTCGAATCCCCTTAACCTTCGGATGCTAGTCGTCAGTGTCGATAACTTTTCTACGATAAACTTTCGTTATGGCTTTGATGCAGGCGATGAATATCTTGGCGTTTTTGGTCAACACCTGCAATCTAGATTGCAGCATGAAGGCTTAGTTGTTCGTTTTTCAAATGCCCGCTTTGGTATTTTAATCGAAAACAGAGACTATTTATCATCACTGGACTTTATTGATCATATTACGGCTATTTGCCAAAACCTATGTAACTGGTCATTAGAACCATTATGCTTAACCAGTAATCTGATGGTGAACAAATCAATTAGTATTGGTGTCAGCGCCGATCATAGCGAATATGATAATTATTTCGCGATGGAGATTGCTGCTGAGACTGCAATGAGAGAATCAGAGCGACACAGTAACTCGCACTATTGCTTTGCGAAAACAACTATTAAACCTGACTTGATGATGAATAAGTTGATTATTGATGAGTTTCCAGCGGCTATTGAAAACTCGCTGATCAAGATACATTATCAACCACAGTATGAGCTTACAAACAATAAATTAGTTGGTTTTGAGGCTCTGTCTCGTTGGATTCATCAGGATCTAGGTTACATAGCCCCCGATGTTTTTGTTCGTATTGCCGAAGATATAGGACTGCATTTCGAGTTTGATTTATGGGTATTTTCGCAAGTTTGTAAACAGCTAGTTCAATGGCGAGAAATGGATGTTTACAGCCCAAGAGTTGCGATTAATATATCCTTTAAAACGTTGGAAATGACCAATTTTGTTACTCGCTTACAAGCTATTATTGCAAAAACTGGCTGTCCTAAACATTTACTTGAAATTGAAGTCACTGAAACGGCTTCTATCACTAATATGCTGACGCTAATAGACAATGTTAGAGCGGTTAAAGACCTTGGATTACACATAGCCATTGATGATTTTGGAACCGGCTACTCATCATTAAGCTTGGTTAGAACACTCCGCTCATCTCTAGATACTTTAAAAATAGATCGTTCATTAATTGCTGACATATGTGATTCAAAGTTAGACCGAGAATTTGCACGTAAAGTGATTGGCCTAGGGGAAGTGTTAGAAGTAAAAGTACTTGCCGAAGGTGTTGAAACATTAGCGCAGCGTGATCTGTTACAAGCACTTGGTTGTGATTATGCACAAGGCTATTATTTTGATAAAGCGCTTTCTGATATAGAAGCTAAAAAGTTAATCATTAACCAAAACAGTGATTAAACTTTTCTTCTATCTATTTATAAATATTTGATAATGTAAGGATAGATTTCAATTTGTGGCTGTCTGACTGTCAATGATAGTTAACAATGATGAATAGAGGTTATCCTTATGAACAGATATTTACTTGCGACAGTTTTGACTGCGAGTTCTTTTATTTCTCCAAGCTTGATGGCTGCAGATGTAAGTTTCCCTCATTTAGAAACAACAGGAATAGGAGAAATCGTAACACCGCCAGATATGGCTCTGTTTAGTGTTCAAGTTTCAGAACTAGGTAAGACAGCAAAAGATGCTAAGAATGCTGTTGATGCCGCAATCGCAGCATTTAACCAACGCTTAGCAAACGAAGGTGTAGTGAGAACTGATATTGAAAGTTCAAACATCTCCCTTCGTCCTGAATACCTTTATAAAAAAGACAACAAGCCAGAGTTGATTGGTTACCGTGCAAATAGGCATGTCACCGTTACAGTGCGTGAGTTAGATAAATTAAATCAATTTTTGGATGGTGCGCTTGGTGATGGTATTAACAATATTAATAGCATTGAATTGAAAGTCAGTAATGAATCTCAGTATATAGAGCAAGCTCGCCAAGCTGCAATTAAAGATGCAAAACAAAAGGCACAATCTCTTGCCAGCGGTTTTGATGAGAAAGTTGACGGGGTGTGGAAGATTTCATATCGTCAATCTCAATCACGACCTGTAATGATGAGAGCGATGGCGATGGATAGTAGTGCTAATATTGAGTCATCATATCAAGATACAAAAATTGTTATTCGTGATCAGGTTGATGTTGTATTCCGCCTTAAAGATTAAGGTTCGTAGCCATTGATGTAAAAAATCAGGCCTTGCAATAGAAGGCCTGATATATTATTTATCACCAGATTATTTAGAATAACTCAGTGGCCCTGTACTTAGTGTAAAGTGATCTAAGTAAGCTGTTGAATCACGATCTACAGCCCATTTATTATCATTACCACCATGCCATAGCTGGGTAAATTGGTAATTGATTGCATGTATACCGCTTTCAGAAAATGTCATGTCTTTACGCTCAAGTACTTTAAAACCATTTACGTAAATAGTCACAATACCATTTGCTTGATGAGCGTCGTTCATTTTCACATACTGTTCGATAAGGTATGTTTTTTCACGCTTGAATGAAAAGTTTTTACCTTCATGTTGATAATCAATTTCATCACCACATGTCTTGGTCTTATCTTGATGGTAGAAGTAACCAATTGCCCGGCCATCTTCACGGAACATTGAACGTAAGCTAAAACCTTCGTCTTCACCTACAGTTGAACAACCATCGGGCTTTTCCTTCACTGCTGGATTTAAACCTGCAAGTCCTGGCATTTTACCGCCCATCGAAAAGTCATAGTCTTTACCAAAATTAATTTGGTATGAGAAATACAATTCGTTATATTCAGTTAGTTCCTTTCCTGCAGTTATTCCTTCTTTGAACTTACCTTTTGGATGAGTTACCGCTAACTTATTTGAGCCATCCATCGTGATGATATTTGCTCTGGCGTTATCAGTAACGCTTCCCCATTCGTTCTTAAAATCTGAATTAAACATTGATGAAGTATATTCACCATTCTGCTGGTTCTCGAAATCGATACTATCGATGATACCTTGCGCATTGTTATAATCAACATTTGGTACAACGTCGTGAATCTGACTTGGATCTGTTGGACTAGGATCTGGAAGCGGAGATGGATCCGGATCTGGAACCGGAAGTGGCAATGGATCTGGAGTCGGTAATGGATCTGTTTGAGCGTTGTCACCACTTGATGAAGAACCGCCACATGCAACTAAAAATGTACCTGTAAATATGCAAAGTAATAACTTTTTCAAATGAACTCCTAATTCGTCGTTGTTTAATTTTTAGGCATGCTACCGTCGTTTTTCGTACTGTGCAAGTTCGTAAAACGAGCGTTTATTGTGTTTTATGTTTGTAAGTCCTTGGTTTAGACTTCTAAGTAATTGACGTTAAAAGGGCTAAAATTATTTAAAAAATAATTTCATTTTATAGTGTTATATCTCATTTATGTGCTACCGGAAGTGATTTATATAAATGGGTGTGGGTTGATAGCATTCAATACGCTATTTTTATCCGTCGTTGTATATCACAAAAAAAACCTTATAAATCGAATCTAAACATACAAAGTGATATTAAAATGAGTAAGTCCAAAGGGTACCTTTGGGAGGCTAGGGAACTTTGCATTGTATAAAAATACGGCGTTTACAGGTGGGGATAATACATTCTTATCGTGTGCTATTTGTCATTTACGAAGTAGGGCAGATTAATAATTATTTAAAGACAAAAAAACAAAATAAATGATGTTTAAAAATAGACTGACATTTACGATTGATATATACATATTTTACAGAACAGCCCTAACATTCAGAATGTCACCCGTTAACATAGCGCATAAAAATCAGGCCTCGCAACAGCAAGGCCTGATCTCTAATTAATAACCAGATTATTTAGAATAACTCAGTGGTTCTGTACTTAGCGTAAAGTGATCTAAGTAAGCTGTTGAATCACGATCTACAGCCCAATCATCATTATTACCACCATGCCATAGCTGGGTATATTGGTAATTGATTGCATGTATACCGTTTTCAGAAAATGTCATATTCTTACGTTCAAGGACTTTAAAACCATTGACGTAAATAGTGACAATACCATTGGCTTGATTAGCGTCGTTCATTTTCACATACTGTTCGATAAGATATGTCTTTTCACGTTTGAATGAAAAGTTTTTACCTTCATGTTGATAATCAATTTCATCACCGCAATCTTTGGTCTTATCCTGATGATAGAAGTAACCAATTGCCCGGCCATTTTCACGGAACATTGAGCGTAAGCTAAAGCCCTCGTCTTTACCTACTGTTGAACAGCCATCGGGTTTGTCATTAACATTCGGGTTTAAACCTGCAAGTCCTGGCAATTTACCGCCCATCGAAAAGTCATAGTCTTTACCAAAATTAATCTGGTATGAGAAATACAATTCGTTATGCTCGGTTAGCTCCTTACCTGCATTTATCCCTTTTTTGTAAGTACCTTTTGGGTGAGTTACCGCTAACTTGTTTGAACCATCCATCGTGATGATATTTGCTCTACCAGTAACGTCGCCCCATTCATTATTAAAATCTGAATTAAACATTGATGAAGTATATTCACCATTCTGCTGGTTTTCGAAATCGATACTATCGATGATACCTTGCGCGTTGTTATAATCAACATTGGGTACAACGTCATGAATTTGACTCGGATCAAGTGGGCCTGTTTGAGGATTTTCATCAGTTGATGAAGAACCACCGCACGCAACTAAAAATGTACCTGTAAATATGCAAAGTAATAATTTTTTCAAATGAACTCCTAACTCGTCATCGTTTAATTTTCAAGCATGTTACCGTCGTTTTTTGTACGGAGCAAGCTCGCTAAGTGAGCGTTTTTATGTTTTATGTTTGTAAGTCCTTGGTTTGGACTTCTAAGTGATTGACCCTAAAAGGGCTAAAATTATTTTTAAAATAATTCAACTTTATAGTGTTATATCTCACTTATGTGCTACTGGAAGTGATTTATATAAATAGCAATGTGTTTTTAACTATAAATATGCTATTTCCTTCACCGTTTTATACCACTAGATAAACGTTATAAATTGAGTTGGAGCGGGCTAAGTGGCATTGAAATGAATAAATTCAAGGTATGTTTGTAAATGGAGGTGCTTTACACTGTATAAAAATACGGCTTTGTCACGTGGTAATAATGCATTATTACCACGTGGTATTTGTCATTTACCAAGCAAGGGTATTAACAATCATTTAAAAATAAATATAATGGATGGCTAAAAATAGGCAGGCATTTACCACTGACTTACGTGTATTTCTACAGGAGTACGCTAATATTCAGTATGTCACCCGCTAACATAGAAGGCATCAAATGATTATCCGTGATAAACCAAGTGTATTTAAATTATTTTTTATTCTAGAAGGTTCTATTATTCCGCTGGTATTTCCACAAATATTATTTATTGCGTTACTCAGTACCTTGGTCGCGGTTGCACAATACAATTTCCCTATTATATTTCCAACTTATACGATTGCACCATTTACCCTTTTAGGTGTGGCATTATCCTTGTTTTTAGGTTTCCGTAATAATGCATGTTATGAACGTTGGTGGGAGGCTAGAAAACAATGGGGGCAGTTAATAGTCGATTCTCGTAGTTTAGCGAGACAAGTACATTCATTTATAGATAGTAATAAAGAGGGTGGTGAGTTAATGCAAAAGCGATTAGTTAATCTGACCATCGCTTTTAATCATGCATTGCGACATCATCTACGCAAAACAGAACCTTGGGATGATATACGAAAATTTCTAGAACAAGAAGATATCGATTATCTTAAGAAATCCTATAACATTCCAGATTCGATATTGCGCTTGATGGGGGCAAAACTTGGTACATGTAGACATAAAAAATTATTGTCTGATTTTCTAGTTCAAAGTATCGATGAACACATTACATCGATGACAAGTGTGCAAGCTGCATGTGAACGAATCGATAATACGCCATTACCATTTGCATATAGATTACTTGTTCAACGTACATCTTATTTATATTGCATCATATTACCCTTTGGACTTGTTGCGTCTCAAGGATTTGCCACACCACTATTTTGTGCAATAGTCGCGTATACATTTTTTGGATTAGATGCATTAAGTGAAGAGTTAGAAAAACCATTTGGTTTATCTTCTAATGACTTACCACTGCACGCAATGACTCGCTCATTAGAAATTAGTCTTTTGGAATTGATGGGGGAAACTGACTTACCCGAGCCTATTAAACCTAAATCTCATTTAATAGAATAGGTATTCTCTATAATTTATAGTACTTACTTTCTATAATTATTGAGAGTAAGCACTGTAAATTAGCAAGCTAAGCTGTTTTCATTTTCAATAAATATTTAGGACCCACGCGATAAATCAACAGTGAAAACAATATTAAGCAACAACCTATCAATTTTGTCATTCCCATCGTTTCACCGTACCAAAGCATGCTTAAAATTACAGTCCACACTGGTTCTAAAATCATAATGATCGCCGCATTTGCCGTGGTAGTATTTTTTTGACCTGCAGTTTGTAATGCATAGCGTAAGCTCGTTGCAATAAATACACTCATCGCTAACCAACCCCAGGTTTCAATACCGATTAATTCTGGCCAATTTTCGGTGAGTAATGAAACGGTAATACCTAAAAGACCAGTAACAAATAATTGAATACAGGTAAGTACTAGAGTTGGTATCTTTTGAGAAAAGTGACTGTTTAGATTAAACTGAATAGCTAACATGAATGCTGCAATTGCAAACCAGATTTGGCTACCTGATAACGACCAAACACTACCTTGAGATAAGAATATCAAACCTGAAATCGCGAAGGGTAATGAAAACCAAAACATACGAGGAGGTCTATTTTTAAATAATAACCAAGCAACAATAGGTACTAACAGCATAGACAAACTCATGATAAAGGCACCTTCACCTAATGAGTCACTGATCGATATGGCATATATCCAAAGTAATATTGCAGCGCCAAGAAAGCAGCCAACGGTTG includes:
- a CDS encoding oxidative stress defense protein, with product MNRYLLATVLTASSFISPSLMAADVSFPHLETTGIGEIVTPPDMALFSVQVSELGKTAKDAKNAVDAAIAAFNQRLANEGVVRTDIESSNISLRPEYLYKKDNKPELIGYRANRHVTVTVRELDKLNQFLDGALGDGINNINSIELKVSNESQYIEQARQAAIKDAKQKAQSLASGFDEKVDGVWKISYRQSQSRPVMMRAMAMDSSANIESSYQDTKIVIRDQVDVVFRLKD
- a CDS encoding bifunctional diguanylate cyclase/phosphodiesterase — protein: MQIEDSFLPILIVQDGQVNSCNQVFSALLNLTISDIIDLNISGLLHLKVNGECRDINTLFDDSNGIIEDEIHSGELVDCNYYHIKVQFYCKKIEISTFKLCFKIIENKAIDPISGLPNGWAMSARATHLFNTSNPLNLRMLVVSVDNFSTINFRYGFDAGDEYLGVFGQHLQSRLQHEGLVVRFSNARFGILIENRDYLSSLDFIDHITAICQNLCNWSLEPLCLTSNLMVNKSISIGVSADHSEYDNYFAMEIAAETAMRESERHSNSHYCFAKTTIKPDLMMNKLIIDEFPAAIENSLIKIHYQPQYELTNNKLVGFEALSRWIHQDLGYIAPDVFVRIAEDIGLHFEFDLWVFSQVCKQLVQWREMDVYSPRVAINISFKTLEMTNFVTRLQAIIAKTGCPKHLLEIEVTETASITNMLTLIDNVRAVKDLGLHIAIDDFGTGYSSLSLVRTLRSSLDTLKIDRSLIADICDSKLDREFARKVIGLGEVLEVKVLAEGVETLAQRDLLQALGCDYAQGYYFDKALSDIEAKKLIINQNSD
- a CDS encoding polysaccharide lyase encodes the protein MKKLLLCIFTGTFLVACGGSSSTDENPQTGPLDPSQIHDVVPNVDYNNAQGIIDSIDFENQQNGEYTSSMFNSDFNNEWGDVTGRANIITMDGSNKLAVTHPKGTYKKGINAGKELTEHNELYFSYQINFGKDYDFSMGGKLPGLAGLNPNVNDKPDGCSTVGKDEGFSLRSMFRENGRAIGYFYHQDKTKDCGDEIDYQHEGKNFSFKREKTYLIEQYVKMNDANQANGIVTIYVNGFKVLERKNMTFSENGIHAINYQYTQLWHGGNNDDWAVDRDSTAYLDHFTLSTEPLSYSK
- a CDS encoding polysaccharide lyase yields the protein MKKLLLCIFTGTFLVACGGSSSSGDNAQTDPLPTPDPLPLPVPDPDPSPLPDPSPTDPSQIHDVVPNVDYNNAQGIIDSIDFENQQNGEYTSSMFNSDFKNEWGSVTDNARANIITMDGSNKLAVTHPKGKFKEGITAGKELTEYNELYFSYQINFGKDYDFSMGGKMPGLAGLNPAVKEKPDGCSTVGEDEGFSLRSMFREDGRAIGYFYHQDKTKTCGDEIDYQHEGKNFSFKREKTYLIEQYVKMNDAHQANGIVTIYVNGFKVLERKDMTFSESGIHAINYQFTQLWHGGNDNKWAVDRDSTAYLDHFTLSTGPLSYSK
- a CDS encoding bestrophin family protein, with amino-acid sequence MIIRDKPSVFKLFFILEGSIIPLVFPQILFIALLSTLVAVAQYNFPIIFPTYTIAPFTLLGVALSLFLGFRNNACYERWWEARKQWGQLIVDSRSLARQVHSFIDSNKEGGELMQKRLVNLTIAFNHALRHHLRKTEPWDDIRKFLEQEDIDYLKKSYNIPDSILRLMGAKLGTCRHKKLLSDFLVQSIDEHITSMTSVQAACERIDNTPLPFAYRLLVQRTSYLYCIILPFGLVASQGFATPLFCAIVAYTFFGLDALSEELEKPFGLSSNDLPLHAMTRSLEISLLELMGETDLPEPIKPKSHLIE
- a CDS encoding DMT family transporter, encoding MLKSHKADSILVITTLLASAGWIFSSEAIQGLPSAGFIGLRFILASLLLLPFCYRGLLSLDRKTLLQASTVGCFLGAAILLWIYAISISDSLGEGAFIMSLSMLLVPIVAWLLFKNRPPRMFWFSLPFAISGLIFLSQGSVWSLSGSQIWFAIAAFMLAIQFNLNSHFSQKIPTLVLTCIQLFVTGLLGITVSLLTENWPELIGIETWGWLAMSVFIATSLRYALQTAGQKNTTTANAAIIMILEPVWTVILSMLWYGETMGMTKLIGCCLILFSLLIYRVGPKYLLKMKTA